One segment of Myotis daubentonii chromosome 11, mMyoDau2.1, whole genome shotgun sequence DNA contains the following:
- the PPP1R26 gene encoding protein phosphatase 1 regulatory subunit 26: protein MFLMNAPPVLPLQSAWEACRPPGSCRFPGRLSEPEGAAGAAVSARVQMLISSLRGDRTARGRSQERALHRGHRGRHAQPAAAPACGLVAHFDPERKEEASDPGPSGRDSDSDDSVDRGIEEAIQEYLKAKSGAAQPAAADQDPRCTPEPPPNSTPTTLCPPKRAPGSGGIPGGRMGAGDHVGAGGCVGAGGRVGAGGRVGTGQAPGSASPGSVSSEDSFEQSIRAEIEQFLSEKRQHETPQGDRPADRKPDPGDSLATPALRSSREPVGKASRQDAAGACKESVFQNPPRWAPAAAQPRSLRSKVTAEPESVGGPKPAPPRPAAPCPTADAQGKGRLRRNLGAGRRGQGVRSAGPAPVRAADSSSDDGIEEAIQRYQRAKRREASGDLPPKAPAGEQQPGPPAHGAGHATKSALPFTPRKAPGKRKPVASKAVDLGPGGLDPDPPSEPPKEPQAPAAPGGTAARSRSADGASCRADTSAELMCAEAILDISKAILPAPGEGGDGPPAASPLPCPSRVPSRSDGDSSSVDSDDSIEQEIRNFLALKAQSGTLPARADTCPPSAQSPPPPPGPRGQAGGPKAPVSRTPEPPLSCRRKRRGGGGAVRSSTPKKAREAVQEGAPDPGPGEAPGRDSEARGQRPPCRTAGLGGEHGATDARGGVSPGPGKVAEARSVDGKESSEDKSSSLDSDEDLDSAIKDLLRSKRRLRRRGRDPRAGGRKKVRFGSTEARAPGPRAGPQRGGQDRSPPVVLKSCLSRSKRGPSRGFCSPTEGAGPADPPQALPSAQSPFPGEAEARPRPRHGPAASPGLRSDDSSSVDSDDSIELEIRKFLAEKAKETESGSETPGAGPGSGPRPEPLCRKGAAPALTLQPGVCTRSQRGRGGPQPTSGPRGGPRTDPACLPAAPPRSQPAPPRGSSGTLSARGSPAGKRSLHPPRDQGPRGASGTAEADTRARSPGGALPAASQSRSAPTRSPGADREGAPQAGLTLPWGDFAHQTALQSTWALSSGGRGVAWKGGLGSEKERVPEGQARGPAGPTTDPRKGLPFAGFSPLLPAQLFHFGSSASWGAPAAGLFSPGLSLPLQGPAFSAFREAPAGHAGRFGRSRLLGKEARPWPRRRAIGSRGGGCGRNSGSDEDVLGLRYGRRVDGDEDQAAWGSDTSELSDTSVEDSSPAAKGTILQL from the coding sequence ATGTTCCTCATGAACGCGCCGCCCGTGCTCCCTCTCCAGTCCGCGTGGGAGGCCTGCAGGCCGCCGGGGAGCTGCAGGTTCCCGGGCCGCCTCTCGGAGCCGGAGGGCGCGGCCGGTGCAGCGGTGAGCGCCCGGGTGCAGATGCTCATCAGCTCGCTTCGGGGCGACCGGACAGCGCGGGGCCGGAGCCAGGAGCGCGCCCTGCACCGGGGCCACCGGGGCCGCCACGCCCAGCCGGCCGCCGCCCCCGCCTGCGGTCTCGTTGCTCATTTTGACcccgagaggaaggaggaggcctCGGACCCCGGCCCCTCGGGGCGGGACTCAGACAGTGACGATTCCGTGGACCGGGGCATTGAGGAGGCCATCCAGGAGTACCTGAAGGCCAAGAGCGGGGCCGCCCAGCCCGCGGCCGCCGACCAGGACCCTCGGTGCACGCCGGAGCCTCCTCCGAACAGTACCCCGACTACCCTGTGTCCCCCAAAGCGGGCCCCTGGCTCAGGAGGCATCCCTGGTGGCCGCATGGGAGCCGGTGACCACGTGGGAGCCGGTGGCTGTGTGGGAGCCGGTGGCCGCGTGGGGGCCGGTGGCCGCGTGGGAACTGGCCAGGCCCCGGGCTCCGCCTCCCCGGGCAGCGTCAGCAGCGAGGACTCCTTTGAGCAGAGCATCCGGGCGGAAATCGAGCAGTTCCTGAGCGAGAAGAGACAGCACGAGACCCCACAAGGTGACAGGCCTGCGGACAGAAAGCCCGACCCTGGCGACAGCCTGGCCACACCCGCCCTCAGGTCCAGCAGAGAGCCGGTGGGCAAGGCGTCCCGGCAGGACGCGGCGGGAGCGTGTAAGGAGTCTGTTTTCCAGAACCCTCCCCGGTGGGCCCCGGCCGCCGCGCAACCCAGGAGCCTCAGGTCCAAGGTCACCGCCGAGCCGGAGAGCGTGGGCGGCCCGAAGCCCGCACCCCCCAGGCCGGCCGCCCCCTGCCCCACGGCGGACGCCCAGGGGAAGGGCCGGCTCCGGAGGAACCTGGGCGCCGGGCGGAGGGGACAGGGCGTCAGGAGCGCGGGCCCGGCCCCCGTGCGCGCGGCCGACTCCAGCAGCGACGATGGTATTGAGGAGGCCATCCAGCGGTACCAGCGAGCGAAGAGGAGGGAGGCGAGCGGGGACCTGCCCCCGAAAGCCCCGGCCGGGGAGCAGCAGCCCGGCCCTCCCGCCCACGGCGCCGGCCACGCCACAAAAAGTGCCTTGCCCTTCACCCCCAGGAAAGCGCCAGGCAAGAGGAAGCCAGTGGCCTCGAAGGCTGTGGACCTGGGCCCGGGCGGGCTTGACCCCGACCCTCCGTCCGAGCCACCAAAGGAACCCCAAGCCCCCGCCGCCCCGGGGGGCACAGCGGCCAGGAGCCGGTCTGCGGACGGGGCCTCGTGCCGCGCGGACACCTCCGCCGAGCTGATGTGCGCCGAGGCGATCCTGGACATCTCCAAAGCCATCCTGCCGGCcccgggggagggcggggacgGACCCccggccgccagcccgctccctTGTCCCTCCCGTGTGCCTTCCCGCTCGGACGGCGACAGCAGCTCCGTGGACAGTGACGACAGCATAGAGCAGGAGATCCGGAACTTTCTGGCGCTGAAGGCCCAGTCGGGGACTCTGCCGGCCAGAGCGGACACCTGCCCGCCGTCCGCACAgagccccccgccgccgccgggccCCCGCGGGCAGGCTGGCGGCCCCAAGGCCCCCGTCTCTCGGACACCGGAGCCTCCGCTGAGCTGCAGGAGGAAACGCAGGGGCGGCGGTGGCGCCGTGCGGTCGTCCACACCCAAGAAAGCGAGAGAGGCGGTGCAGGAGGGCGCCCCGGACCCTGGCCCCGGCGAGGCCCCTGGCAGGGACAGCGAggccagggggcagcgcccccccTGCAGGACGGCCGGGCTGGGGGGTGAGCACGGAGCCACGGACGCGAGGGGCGGGGTGTCGCCGGGCCCCGGGAAGGTGGCCGAGGCCCGCAGTGTGGACGGGAAGGAGAGCTCTGAGGACAAGAGCAGCTCGCTGGACAGCGACGAGGACCTGGACTCGGCCATCAAAGACCTGCTGCGGTCCAAGCGGCGGCTCCGGAGGCGCGGGAGGGACCCCCGAGCCGGGGGCCGGAAGAAGGTCCGGTTCGGCAGCACCGAGGCGCGGGCCCCGGGTCCGCGGGCCGGCCCCCAGAGAGGCGGCCAGGACAGGAGCCCGCCCGTGGTGCTGAAGAGCTGCCTCTCCAGGTCCAAAAGGGGACCGTCCCGCGGCTTCTGCAGCCCCACGGAGGGCGCCGGGCCCGCGGACCCGCCCCAGGCCCTACCGTCAGCGCAGAGTCCTTTCCCCGGCGAGGCCgaggcccgcccccgcccccgccacggCCCGGCCGCCAGCCCCGGCCTCCGGTCTGATGACAGCAGCTCCGTGGACAGTGACGACAGCATCGAGCTGGAGATCCGGAAGTTTCTGGCCGAAAAGGCCAAGGAGACGGAGAGCGGCTCAGAAACTCCAGGAGCGGGCCCGGGGAGCGGGCCCAGGCCAGAGCCGCTGTGCCGGAAGGGGGCGGCCCCGGCCCTGACCCTGCAGCCGGGCGTGTGCACCCGGAGCCAGAGGGgcagggggggccctcagcccacaTCGGGGCCCCGGGGCGGGCCCCGCACGGACCCCGCCTGCCTCCCCGCTGCTCCGCCCAGAAGCCAGCCGGCGCCTCCCCGGGGCAGCAGTGGGACGCTCTCGGCCAGGGGGTCCCCCGCGGGCAAGAGAAGCCTTCACCCTCCCAGAGACCAGGGCCCGCGAGGGGCATCCGGGACGGCAGAGGCAGATACCCGGGCACGAAGTCCCGGCGGGGCCTTGCCCGCGGCCTCTCAGAGCCGGAGCGCACCGACCCGGAGCCCGGGAGCCGACAGGGAGGGGGCGCCCCAGGCCGGCCTCACCCTCCCGTGGGGCGACTTTGCCCACCAGACAGCACTGCAGAGCACGTGGGCGCTGAGCTCAGGAGGCAGGGGCGTGGCGTGGAAGGGGGGCCTGGGGAGCGAGAAGGAGAGGGTGCCGGAGGGCCAGGCCCGGGGCCCCGCCGGCCCCACCACGGACCCCAGGAAGGGCCTGCCCTTCGCGGGCTTCTCCCCGCTGCTCCCCGCGCAGCTGTTCCACTTCGGGAGCAGCGCGTCCTGGGGGGCCCCGGCCGCCGGGCTCTTCAGCCCCGGGCTGAGCCTGCCGCTGCAGGGCCCCGCCTTCTCGGCCTTCAGGGAGGCCCCCGCTGGCCACGCGGGCCGGTTCGGACGCTCCCGCCTGCTCGGCAAGGAGGCCCGGCCCTGGCCCCGGAGGAGGGCGATCGGCTCGCGCGGCGGCGGCTGCGGCAGGAACTCGGGCTCCGACGAGGACGTGTTAGGCCTGCGGTATGGACGGCGGGTGGACGGAGACGAGGACCAGGCGGCCTGGGGCAGCGACACCAGCGAGCTGAGCGACACCTCCGTGGAGGACAGCAGCCCCGCGGCCAAGGGCACGATCCTCCAGCTGTGA